The proteins below are encoded in one region of Neorhodopirellula lusitana:
- a CDS encoding c-type cytochrome domain-containing protein: MISRALWVGSVFLWGLFFCLGGDSVFAQSPVRLDTRSKRIVMAVNESVKAAGQNYQAGNFDQAGVALDKAVKQIEIAGKAESPELHDALVPAMKRIVNARAMLELEGVLMAPFTLPPRPESKPAMQEMPAGKTSPASDTKPIFDVNSDPGSTPGNPGGAAGISFVSQVAPILAGKCGNCHTTGSKGGFSLATFQALMKGPPEGVVIFAGDTVGSRLIETIESGDMPRGGGKVAPAELAVLKQWINEGAKFDGKDPAAKLTSLAAGGEEPAPAPKPMEIAKPTGKETVSFASDIAPILVKNCSGCHLNAMRVRGGLQMNTLAQMFRGGDSGAAVEPGKGEASLLVRKLRGLEGDRMPAGGKPPLSEQQIKMISTWVDEGATLPKTEQEMPLGVLAKKAWLASASIPEVTQRRAEITQQQFRLAGGSGNGLNHFDSEHFSVWGEAQPKLLEAVAVQAESVLQQAAMVLPSSDLASQPEGFFGGLASIYVLPRRYDYSEFAKMVEGRSVPTDWQSHWKYNGIEAYVAVVASDRDEDAVIAERLAAPVVSLAVASRSITVPRWFANGLGQVASSKKKIDRSERERIQAELITAVGSLKSGKEFFAGRIAPERADLIGAAVCQSFLTREKRRGFDAVMRQLKGGKPFDGAFLVGMGVTPEAYLDAWLGWVK; encoded by the coding sequence ATGATTTCTCGCGCACTATGGGTTGGCTCCGTTTTTCTGTGGGGGCTGTTTTTCTGTTTGGGCGGCGACTCAGTTTTTGCTCAAAGTCCGGTTCGGCTGGATACGCGGTCCAAACGAATCGTGATGGCGGTCAACGAAAGCGTGAAAGCGGCAGGCCAAAACTATCAAGCCGGCAACTTCGATCAGGCCGGAGTGGCGCTGGATAAAGCGGTCAAACAGATCGAAATCGCGGGGAAGGCTGAGTCCCCGGAATTGCACGACGCGCTGGTGCCGGCGATGAAGCGAATCGTGAACGCACGAGCCATGCTGGAATTGGAAGGCGTTTTGATGGCTCCCTTCACCTTGCCGCCGCGACCCGAAAGTAAGCCAGCGATGCAGGAAATGCCGGCTGGTAAGACTTCGCCTGCATCCGATACCAAACCGATCTTTGATGTGAATTCGGATCCGGGGTCGACGCCAGGTAATCCCGGGGGAGCTGCTGGAATTAGCTTCGTGTCCCAGGTCGCACCGATCTTGGCCGGCAAGTGCGGCAATTGCCACACGACCGGTTCGAAGGGCGGGTTTTCTTTGGCGACCTTCCAAGCGTTGATGAAGGGGCCGCCTGAGGGTGTCGTCATTTTTGCGGGTGACACGGTGGGAAGTCGGCTGATCGAAACGATCGAATCGGGTGACATGCCGCGGGGTGGCGGTAAGGTCGCGCCAGCTGAATTGGCGGTGCTGAAGCAGTGGATCAACGAGGGTGCCAAGTTTGACGGCAAGGACCCGGCGGCGAAGTTGACCAGCTTGGCCGCGGGTGGCGAGGAGCCCGCGCCGGCACCGAAGCCGATGGAAATCGCCAAGCCAACAGGTAAAGAAACTGTTAGCTTTGCGAGTGATATCGCACCGATCTTGGTTAAGAATTGCAGCGGTTGTCACCTCAACGCAATGCGGGTGCGAGGCGGATTGCAGATGAACACGTTGGCCCAGATGTTTCGAGGCGGCGATAGCGGTGCGGCGGTGGAACCGGGCAAGGGGGAAGCCAGTTTGCTCGTTCGCAAGTTGCGCGGTCTGGAGGGTGACCGGATGCCAGCGGGTGGCAAACCGCCGCTCAGTGAACAGCAGATCAAAATGATTTCGACTTGGGTTGATGAAGGCGCGACTTTGCCGAAGACGGAACAGGAAATGCCGCTGGGCGTGTTGGCGAAAAAAGCCTGGCTGGCCTCCGCCTCAATTCCAGAAGTGACCCAACGGCGAGCCGAGATCACGCAGCAGCAATTTCGTTTAGCGGGAGGGAGCGGCAATGGCTTGAACCATTTCGACAGCGAACACTTTTCCGTTTGGGGTGAGGCCCAGCCGAAGTTGTTGGAAGCGGTCGCGGTTCAGGCGGAGTCGGTTTTGCAGCAAGCGGCGATGGTGCTACCGAGCAGCGATTTGGCTTCTCAACCGGAAGGGTTCTTCGGCGGTTTGGCGTCGATTTATGTGTTGCCACGACGCTACGACTACAGCGAATTCGCGAAAATGGTGGAAGGCCGCTCGGTTCCCACTGACTGGCAATCACACTGGAAATACAACGGGATCGAGGCCTATGTGGCCGTGGTGGCTTCGGATCGGGATGAAGATGCAGTGATTGCTGAGCGATTGGCCGCGCCCGTGGTGAGCCTTGCCGTGGCCAGTCGGTCCATCACGGTGCCGCGTTGGTTCGCCAACGGTTTGGGGCAGGTGGCTTCCTCGAAAAAGAAGATCGATCGATCCGAACGTGAGCGAATTCAAGCCGAGTTGATCACGGCGGTGGGGAGTTTGAAGTCGGGGAAAGAGTTTTTCGCTGGGCGGATCGCTCCTGAGCGGGCTGACCTGATCGGTGCAGCGGTCTGTCAGTCGTTCTTAACCCGAGAAAAACGGCGTGGGTTTGATGCCGTGATGCGGCAACTGAAAGGTGGCAAGCCGTTCGATGGAGCCTTCCTAGTCGGTATGGGGGTAACGCCGGAGGCTTACTTGGATGCCTGGCTGGGCTGGGTGAAGTAG
- a CDS encoding rhodanese-related sulfurtransferase: protein MNVGADSTAQVSEADEPSILVAAIYRFVRLTDHVGLRQPLLDQMRSQGIGGSLLLAAEGINGTIAGTPGELHAFIDWLMGLELDGETPFAGTDVKWSACEQMPFRKSKVRLKKEIVTMGVDGIDPNQSVGTYVEPEDWNELVDDPDVVMIDTRNDYEIEIGQFEGALDPNTHTFREFPQYVAENLDPVKTPKVAMYCTGGIRCEKSTAYLKQCGFEEVYHLRGGILNYLEKVSPEESRWRGECFVFDQRVAVDHELQAGQHELCHGCGWPMTPDMLKDAKYERGVACPRCADEVTEDQRARRRERQRQMDQAKREAKKAAPNVESGVQVTAGNSVEVSEER from the coding sequence ATGAACGTCGGGGCCGATTCAACCGCACAGGTTTCCGAGGCCGATGAACCGTCCATTCTTGTCGCGGCGATTTATCGGTTTGTTCGTTTGACGGATCATGTTGGTTTGCGGCAACCGCTGTTGGATCAAATGCGATCCCAGGGAATCGGTGGTTCGTTGCTATTGGCCGCCGAAGGGATCAACGGAACGATCGCGGGCACGCCTGGTGAGCTTCACGCGTTTATCGATTGGTTGATGGGGTTGGAATTGGATGGCGAAACTCCGTTCGCCGGCACCGATGTGAAATGGTCGGCGTGCGAGCAGATGCCGTTTCGTAAGTCGAAAGTGCGGCTGAAAAAAGAGATCGTGACGATGGGCGTCGACGGCATTGATCCCAACCAGAGTGTGGGGACCTACGTCGAACCCGAAGATTGGAACGAACTGGTCGACGATCCGGATGTCGTAATGATTGACACGCGGAACGACTACGAGATTGAGATTGGGCAGTTCGAAGGGGCTTTGGATCCGAACACCCATACTTTCCGAGAGTTCCCGCAATACGTGGCCGAGAACCTGGATCCGGTGAAGACTCCAAAGGTTGCGATGTATTGCACCGGTGGTATCCGTTGTGAAAAGTCGACTGCGTATCTAAAGCAATGCGGTTTCGAAGAGGTCTACCATTTGCGGGGTGGGATCCTGAATTATCTGGAGAAGGTTTCGCCGGAAGAGTCTCGCTGGCGTGGCGAGTGTTTTGTTTTTGATCAGCGGGTCGCTGTTGATCACGAGTTGCAAGCTGGCCAGCATGAGTTGTGTCATGGGTGCGGTTGGCCGATGACGCCGGACATGTTGAAGGATGCCAAGTACGAGCGTGGTGTGGCGTGTCCTCGTTGTGCCGATGAGGTGACCGAGGACCAGCGTGCTCGCCGGCGTGAGCGACAACGTCAAATGGATCAAGCGAAGAGGGAAGCGAAGAAGGCTGCACCGAATGTCGAAAGTGGCGTTCAAGTTACCGCAGGAAACAGTGTTGAAGTCAGCGAAGAACGATAA
- the ettA gene encoding energy-dependent translational throttle protein EttA has protein sequence MAGQFIYQVTDLTKKHGQKKVLENVNLAFYPGAKIGVLGPNGAGKSTLLKIMAGTDTEFEGTARLGKGFTVGYLEQEPPLDPTKTVFENVQVAVAERQSVVDRFNEISGLLGEVTDDKEMTKLCDEMAELQDIIDAGNLWELDRFVEMSMAVMNLPPGDAEITNLSGGEKRRVALCQLLIRQPDLLLLDEPTNHLDAESVSWLEQHLAKYPGTVVAVTHDRYFLDNVAQWILEVDRGKGMPFEGNYSAWLENRAKRMALEERQQKAREKNLARELEWIRMSPKARQAKSKARIKSYEEMSAETFEDRPDELEIQIPSGKHLGALVIEAEKVNKAFGDKVLMKDMSFRLPPGGIVGIIGPNGAGKTTLFKMLTGKEPVDGGSIKVGETVDLGYVDQSRDKLDPNKTIFQEISGGHDSFEMGGRVMHARSYVSKFNFKGPDQEKKVGVLSGGERNRVHLASLLRKGCNVLLLDEPTNDLDVDTLRALEEAIANFAGCVVVTSHDRWFLDRLATHILAFEGNGKVVWCEGNFDTYERNRRERMGEDSDDDSSRSRYKSIHAG, from the coding sequence ATGGCCGGACAATTCATCTATCAAGTCACTGACCTGACTAAAAAGCATGGTCAAAAGAAGGTCCTTGAGAATGTCAATCTCGCCTTCTACCCCGGTGCCAAGATTGGCGTCTTGGGCCCCAACGGAGCCGGTAAGTCGACGCTGCTTAAAATCATGGCGGGCACCGACACCGAATTCGAAGGCACCGCGCGACTGGGCAAAGGGTTCACGGTGGGTTATCTCGAACAAGAACCGCCACTGGATCCGACCAAAACGGTTTTCGAAAACGTCCAGGTCGCTGTCGCTGAACGTCAGTCAGTTGTCGACCGGTTCAACGAAATCTCCGGCCTGCTTGGTGAGGTCACCGACGACAAAGAGATGACCAAGCTTTGCGACGAGATGGCCGAGCTTCAAGACATCATCGACGCGGGCAACCTGTGGGAACTGGACCGGTTTGTCGAAATGTCGATGGCCGTCATGAACCTGCCGCCCGGCGACGCTGAGATCACGAACCTTTCCGGTGGCGAAAAACGCCGTGTTGCGTTGTGCCAACTGCTCATCCGCCAGCCCGACCTGCTGCTGTTGGACGAACCAACCAACCACCTTGATGCCGAAAGCGTTTCCTGGCTCGAACAGCATCTTGCCAAGTATCCCGGAACCGTTGTCGCGGTCACCCACGATCGCTACTTCCTGGACAACGTCGCCCAGTGGATCTTGGAAGTCGATCGCGGCAAGGGCATGCCTTTCGAAGGCAACTACAGTGCCTGGCTAGAAAACCGAGCCAAGCGAATGGCCCTCGAAGAGCGGCAACAGAAAGCTCGCGAAAAGAACCTGGCCCGCGAACTCGAATGGATCCGCATGAGCCCGAAGGCTCGCCAAGCGAAATCCAAAGCACGGATCAAGTCATACGAAGAAATGTCCGCGGAAACCTTCGAGGATCGTCCCGACGAATTGGAAATCCAAATTCCGTCCGGCAAGCACCTCGGTGCCCTCGTGATCGAAGCCGAAAAGGTGAACAAAGCCTTCGGCGACAAGGTCCTGATGAAGGACATGTCCTTCCGCCTTCCCCCCGGTGGAATCGTCGGCATCATCGGCCCCAACGGAGCCGGTAAGACAACCCTGTTCAAGATGCTAACGGGCAAAGAACCCGTCGACGGTGGCAGCATCAAGGTCGGCGAAACGGTCGACTTGGGTTACGTCGACCAATCGCGTGACAAGCTGGATCCGAACAAGACGATCTTCCAGGAAATCAGTGGCGGACACGACTCCTTCGAAATGGGCGGCCGTGTCATGCACGCTCGTTCCTATGTGTCGAAGTTCAACTTCAAGGGCCCTGACCAAGAAAAGAAGGTAGGTGTTCTATCCGGGGGAGAACGCAACCGCGTCCACTTGGCGTCGCTACTTCGCAAAGGCTGCAACGTGTTGCTGCTCGACGAACCGACCAATGACTTGGACGTCGACACATTGCGTGCGTTAGAAGAAGCGATCGCGAACTTCGCCGGTTGCGTTGTCGTGACATCGCACGACCGTTGGTTCTTGGATCGTTTGGCGACCCACATCTTGGCGTTCGAAGGCAATGGCAAAGTGGTTTGGTGCGAAGGCAACTTCGATACCTACGAACGAAACCGCCGCGAGCGCATGGGTGAAGACTCCGACGATGACTCCTCGCGTTCGCGATACAAGAGCATCCACGCCGGTTAG
- the guaA gene encoding glutamine-hydrolyzing GMP synthase, translating to MTTHPQSTDLDSPAAALTDQRIVVLDFGSQYAQLIARRVREQNVYCQIVRHDITAERIKELAPQGVILSGGPSSVYEEGAPQIDTAIFDLGIPILGICYGMQVACQALGGSVDNTPSREFGRAQCEFVDRDSIFKGMDSSEQVWMSHGDQVSQIADQFTVMAKTATCPYAAIRHVSRPVFGMQFHPEVTHTPNGGQILGNFVREVCGCDGTWKLDDFANAAIETIRAQVGDKRVICGLSGGVDSSVVAALLYKAIGPQLSCILVDNGLLRKNEQQLVINEFSSHFKTDLRVVNAENQFLADLAGIDEPQEKRRRIGHAFIECFKAEAEKIEDAHFLAQGTLYPDVIESGADKDGPAATIKLHHNVGGLPEELGFELIEPLRDLFKDEVRRLGLELGLPEQLVWRHPFPGPGLAVRCLGEVTRDKLVVLREADAIVVDEIEKAGLYRDTSQAFAVLLPVQSVGVMGDARTYDNAVAVRCVNTDDFMTADWSHLPYDLLAQISTRIINEVKGVNRVCYDISSKPPATIEWE from the coding sequence ATGACCACCCATCCGCAAAGCACTGATCTCGACTCCCCCGCCGCCGCTTTGACCGATCAACGGATCGTGGTCCTAGACTTCGGTTCGCAATACGCTCAGTTGATTGCCCGACGTGTACGTGAACAAAACGTTTACTGCCAAATCGTCCGGCACGACATCACCGCCGAACGCATCAAAGAACTGGCTCCCCAGGGCGTGATCTTGTCGGGCGGCCCATCGAGCGTCTACGAAGAAGGCGCCCCCCAGATCGACACCGCGATCTTTGATCTGGGCATCCCCATCCTGGGCATTTGCTACGGAATGCAGGTCGCTTGCCAGGCTTTGGGCGGCAGCGTCGACAACACCCCCAGCCGAGAATTCGGACGCGCCCAGTGCGAATTCGTCGACCGCGATTCCATCTTCAAAGGCATGGACAGTTCCGAACAGGTCTGGATGAGCCACGGCGATCAAGTTTCCCAGATCGCGGATCAATTCACCGTGATGGCGAAAACGGCCACTTGCCCCTACGCCGCGATCCGCCATGTTTCCCGCCCCGTGTTCGGAATGCAATTCCACCCCGAGGTCACCCACACGCCCAACGGCGGCCAGATCCTCGGAAACTTCGTTCGCGAAGTATGTGGTTGTGATGGAACCTGGAAACTGGACGATTTCGCCAACGCCGCAATTGAAACGATCCGCGCTCAAGTGGGCGACAAGCGAGTCATTTGCGGCCTATCCGGCGGCGTCGATTCATCCGTCGTCGCAGCACTGCTATACAAGGCGATCGGCCCCCAGCTTTCATGCATCCTGGTCGACAACGGCTTGCTTCGTAAGAACGAACAGCAACTCGTCATCAATGAGTTCTCCAGTCACTTCAAAACTGACCTTCGCGTCGTCAACGCGGAAAATCAATTCCTCGCCGATCTGGCTGGCATTGATGAGCCCCAAGAGAAACGTCGCCGCATCGGGCACGCTTTTATCGAATGCTTTAAAGCCGAAGCCGAGAAGATCGAAGACGCTCACTTCCTTGCCCAGGGCACACTTTACCCGGACGTGATCGAAAGCGGAGCGGACAAGGATGGCCCCGCCGCCACGATCAAACTGCACCACAACGTCGGCGGCCTGCCTGAGGAACTCGGCTTCGAATTGATCGAACCGCTTCGCGACCTGTTCAAAGACGAAGTACGCCGACTCGGCCTGGAATTGGGACTGCCTGAACAACTCGTGTGGCGTCACCCCTTCCCCGGTCCCGGGCTAGCTGTCCGTTGCCTCGGCGAAGTCACTCGCGACAAATTGGTTGTGCTGCGTGAAGCTGATGCCATCGTCGTCGATGAAATCGAAAAAGCCGGCCTGTACCGCGACACCTCCCAAGCGTTCGCGGTCCTGTTGCCTGTCCAAAGTGTCGGCGTCATGGGCGATGCCCGTACTTACGACAACGCTGTCGCGGTTCGCTGTGTAAACACGGACGATTTCATGACGGCGGACTGGAGCCACCTGCCGTACGATTTGCTTGCCCAGATCAGTACGCGAATCATCAACGAAGTCAAAGGGGTCAACCGAGTCTGCTACGACATCAGTAGCAAACCCCCCGCCACGATCGAGTGGGAATGA